GTGATTATGAACTATAGTATCGATAGATGAAACCCCTGGAAGTATAATCTTACCCCCACCACCAAAACCAAAGCTCAGATGGGGCAATATGCAACCCAATCCTATCTTAAGATCACACTTCATAACCTCTTTATTGATGTAGACTGGTGTGCCATAGGATGTTTTGCCAAGAAATACATGATTTTCAAAGACGTTATGATTGAATACATTATACCTCTCTGGTATTTCCTCACCTAACTTCTTTTTAATGTCATCGAGCCTCATCCAATGGTGCGCACCGATCGCCATTACGAACCGAATATTTTCATCCTTCATCCCACCATCATGTAACTCTTTTAATATATGGGGGATCAGTTGGTATGCTTTTGTAGGTCTTGTGAGGTCATCTACAATTATCACACACTCTTTTCTGTTCCTCGCCAACTCATGCAACGGTTCAGATTTTATCGGCCTCATCAATCTTTCATATATCTGCTCATCGGTTAAGCGAGGGGCATCGTGCCCCATCATTCTACACATATGGACTTCCCACTCTTCAGGTAGCTCGATATTTATTTCATAATCGCCGTACCATGCGTAAACAGGAAGTTTTACGATCATTATTAACATCTTCTATTCTTAGATGTTTATTACTTTTTTGATAAATAGTAAATTCTTATAGATTGCATCTTATCTGCAAAAACTCGAATACATAAAGTATATTAACATGTAAAATTTGATAAATAAAATATGTTGGAAAGATTTTACGAAGCAAAGGTATGGTATAATGAAAAGATCGTTGAAACCACGCTAAAGAACTTAACGAAGAATGGTTTCAATGTGCTTTATGTACCGAAGAAGGAAGACGCGTTAAAGAAGATTCTCGAGATGGTCCCAATAGATGCTAAGGTAGGGGTTGGAGGTTCTCTTACTATAAGAGAGATGGGTTTGATCGAGGCTTTAAAGAATCGTGGGAATATAGTCCTAGATACGTGGCAGCCGAATCTTCCTAAAAAGGATGAGCTGGAGATGAGGCGCAATCACCTAACTTCAGATGTCTTCATATCGAGTACCAATGCATTGACGATCGATGGAAAGTTGGTGAATATCGATGGTGTTGGAAATCGAGTCGCGGCGATGATCTTTGGGCCGAAGAAGGTTATTGTGGTCGCAGGTATAAATAAGATTGTAAAAGATGTGAATGAAGGTATCAAGAGGATTAGAGATTTAGCAGCACCTCTAAATGCTAAGCGCTCCAATAGAAAGACACCATGTGCACTCACGGGCTTTTGTGACGAAGAGAATTGTGAACCACCAGATAGAATCTGTAAAGTAATTACGATAATCGAAAGGAAGCCCACAGAGACCGATACTACACTTATACTGGTGGGTGAACCCCTAGGCTACTAGCATAGTGAAGTTTCGATTTGCTCATCGGTCTAATATCTGATACTCATGATAACATTT
This DNA window, taken from Nitrososphaerales archaeon, encodes the following:
- a CDS encoding lactate utilization protein is translated as MLERFYEAKVWYNEKIVETTLKNLTKNGFNVLYVPKKEDALKKILEMVPIDAKVGVGGSLTIREMGLIEALKNRGNIVLDTWQPNLPKKDELEMRRNHLTSDVFISSTNALTIDGKLVNIDGVGNRVAAMIFGPKKVIVVAGINKIVKDVNEGIKRIRDLAAPLNAKRSNRKTPCALTGFCDEENCEPPDRICKVITIIERKPTETDTTLILVGEPLGY